In Glycine max cultivar Williams 82 chromosome 10, Glycine_max_v4.0, whole genome shotgun sequence, the DNA window gaaagaaattaaaaaagaaaattttaaaaaatttatgaattttattatatttttctcactttcGTGATCTGTTATTGACTAAGTAActacataaataatttaaaattttaaatcttaaagcTTAGATGTATGAATCTTCTCTTTACTTATatagtatttgattttttttatttctgttcgATGTAGGATTTCACCTCACATTTTTACTTTAACATTAACTTTATCAATAATTATGTTTggcaaaaaatttaattaatcatagtaaaaaaaaaaagaaaattaaccaccttttctttttacaaacacAAGGGAGGTTTTCCCgtaaatagtaaaatatatacTTTACACGTGCTATATTGATTCTTACCAATAATAGTGAGAAATGGCAATGCAATCATCTTATACTTCTGTTATTGATTTTTGAGCTGCTATACAAATCAAATTGAAGAGGGACCCGTGAGTTATGATATCTGAGTATGATTGTTCTGGTTTTTGAGCCACTAAGTTGGCCTCCTTCGAGGCTTGGTGTGACCAATCCTATATTCGATATCTGTTTGTCATAATtttgtcgcactttttttttttaaatcatactTCTCTTTATCTGATTGAAATGCCACCTCTTTAACATTAAACTATAGTTTATATTAGGAATATGTCCAATTCCTGCAGTAATGAATCCCAACAGTGAGTggggtttaaaaaatatattaatgttataAAGGGAAGTACAAAACTAATTTGATATTTACCGAAATTTTGAGGACGAAATAAGGTTGAATCATAATAGAAGCACAAATTATATTCATAgtttaaattacttttctccttgaaggAAAAGAACACCACCACTATGGCACTACCGGTCCCATTTGAATGGACTAAACAAGTTAAGAACTGTTATCATCATTAGTTGATTAATCTACCATAgaaactaaatatatttaagtacttaattaaaagaaaaatgagcaAGTATTTAAGGGAGCATTCACAACACCTTTCAGAATCCAAGAATAGAGAGACAGAGAGCGAGAGAgacagataaatagagaagatgGGAAGAAAGGCCAATTGTGACAATCAATATGCTATGAACAGAGGTCCTTGGTCTGCTGAAGAAGACAAAATTCTTATGAACGACGTTCAAGTTCATGGGGAAAGAAAATGGAGAGAGCTTTCTAAAAGAGCAGGTATATATACAATGCAAAATTATTTGGTCATATatgtttcaaaattatttccaaatttcatttttttttgggtgttccAAATGTAGGCTTGAAAAGATGTGGGAAGAGTTGTAGACTCCGATGGCTGAATTATCTCAAGCCAGATATCAAGAGAGGAAACATTTCTTCGGATGAAGAAGATCTCATTATCAGACTACATAAGCTCTTAGGGAATAGGTGGtatatctatctatttatattATAGATGCATTtactttttctgttttcttttgttGGTCACATAAAGAATATatcaaaaaaatgttaaagaatATGTAACTAACAATTCTCTTCATCTtcatgtatttatatattaattggtTTGATGTAGATGGTCTCTAATTGCGGGACGCTTACCAGGGCGAACAGACAATGAAATTAAGAACTATTGGAATACTTATTTGAGAAAGAAGACAGAGCACAAGGACAAGCATAACAAAATTCTTAGCCATAACAACAACATTCCTATCAAATTAAGAATTGAATCTCCACAGTGCTCAAAAAATTCCTCTGGTAATGTTCTTGATCCTGCAAAATCCCCTCACCCGATGAGGTGTACCAAGGTTATGATGCCAGTCAATGATTCAGTCAACACAATGAATTTGATTGCAACGAGCTGGGAGAATCATAACCCTTCTGCATCCATGCCACTAGATGACCATAATCATTGCTTAACAGGTGTCCTCCAAGACCTTGACATTAGTGACTTGTT includes these proteins:
- the LOC100794570 gene encoding transcription factor MYB1, whose protein sequence is MGRKANCDNQYAMNRGPWSAEEDKILMNDVQVHGERKWRELSKRAGLKRCGKSCRLRWLNYLKPDIKRGNISSDEEDLIIRLHKLLGNRWSLIAGRLPGRTDNEIKNYWNTYLRKKTEHKDKHNKILSHNNNIPIKLRIESPQCSKNSSGNVLDPAKSPHPMRCTKVMMPVNDSVNTMNLIATSWENHNPSASMPLDDHNHCLTGVLQDLDISDLLMSYEDDCRFNGYACVEIPQHIFKDETWRLDDSMGEEAWYENWKIDTYFPQDMGFSSF